The following are encoded together in the Aciduricibacillus chroicocephali genome:
- a CDS encoding cell wall hydrolase, producing the protein MKLHNKILFGLFAILFIYIPGTAFAEESLSEGKQGQAVLHLQENLKKLGYFADQATGYYGPVTKNAVKQFQQDTGISPTGFVGPLTQQKLNDIEMMAKVVHGEARGESYEGKVAVAAVILNRLESPEFPGSTHDVIFQSNAFTAVYDGQYDLSPAGYAYQAVMDAMKGWDPTHGSVYYYNPEIATDDWIFTREAVINIGNHLFAK; encoded by the coding sequence TTGAAATTACATAATAAAATATTGTTTGGACTTTTTGCTATATTGTTTATTTATATTCCAGGAACAGCATTTGCTGAGGAATCTTTAAGTGAAGGTAAACAGGGACAAGCTGTCTTGCATTTACAGGAAAACTTAAAAAAACTTGGCTACTTCGCAGATCAGGCGACAGGATATTATGGTCCGGTTACTAAAAATGCTGTTAAGCAATTCCAGCAAGATACAGGTATCTCGCCAACAGGTTTTGTCGGTCCATTGACTCAGCAGAAGCTGAATGATATTGAAATGATGGCAAAAGTTGTTCATGGAGAGGCCCGTGGGGAATCATACGAGGGAAAAGTTGCAGTAGCTGCAGTCATTCTGAACAGACTGGAATCACCGGAGTTTCCAGGAAGCACACATGACGTAATCTTCCAGTCGAACGCTTTTACAGCTGTGTATGACGGACAATATGACCTTTCCCCGGCCGGCTATGCATACCAGGCAGTAATGGATGCTATGAAAGGCTGGGATCCGACACATGGATCTGTATATTACTATAATCCGGAGATTGCAACTGATGACTGGATATTCACAAGAGAAGCAGTCATTAATATAGGGAATCATCTTTTTGCTAAATAA
- a CDS encoding TVP38/TMEM64 family protein, protein MEQLYERSMHFIETAGIWAPVCFIILHVIRPILFVPVILICLTGGLLFGSIWGTVYSLIGVTLSSLVFYRLRTLLPKPFKKIEKLKARLIGSERNPTAMQIAVLRLLPFMHFYLLSLCLYDITTDFKDYAKQSFYTNIPLAFIYTAFGGWITKLPPIATFTLVIGFAVVLIKMRKKEPTVIGWEEFAQAEPARSQS, encoded by the coding sequence GTGGAACAGCTATATGAACGCAGCATGCATTTTATTGAAACAGCAGGAATCTGGGCTCCGGTCTGCTTCATCATTCTTCATGTAATCCGACCGATTTTGTTCGTTCCGGTCATATTGATCTGTCTGACAGGGGGATTGCTGTTCGGCTCAATCTGGGGCACGGTCTATTCGCTGATCGGTGTCACTTTATCAAGCCTCGTCTTCTATAGGTTGCGGACACTGCTGCCTAAGCCTTTTAAGAAGATTGAGAAGCTTAAAGCAAGGCTTATTGGGAGCGAGAGGAATCCAACAGCAATGCAAATCGCGGTATTGCGATTGTTGCCATTTATGCATTTTTATTTATTGTCTCTTTGCCTCTATGACATTACAACAGACTTCAAAGACTATGCAAAACAGTCTTTCTATACGAATATTCCACTAGCCTTCATTTACACCGCATTCGGCGGCTGGATTACGAAGCTGCCGCCAATTGCTACCTTCACCCTTGTTATCGGATTCGCAGTTGTGCTTATAAAAATGAGAAAAAAAGAACCGACAGTAATCGGCTGGGAGGAATTTGCTCAGGCTGAGCCAGCTAGATCGCAGAGTTGA
- the rplT gene encoding 50S ribosomal protein L20 — protein sequence MPRVKGGTVTRQRRKRVLKLAKGYYGSKHALFKVAKQQVIKSGQYAYRDRKQKKREFRKLWIARINAAARLNGLSYSKLMHGLKVAGIEVNRKMLSDLAIHDAAAFSAFAEQAKAALQK from the coding sequence ATGCCACGTGTAAAAGGTGGAACAGTCACACGCCAACGCCGCAAACGCGTACTTAAACTTGCGAAGGGCTACTACGGCTCCAAGCACGCTCTATTTAAAGTTGCTAAACAACAGGTTATCAAATCTGGTCAATATGCTTACCGTGACCGCAAACAGAAGAAGCGCGAATTCCGCAAATTGTGGATTGCTCGTATCAACGCAGCAGCTCGCTTGAACGGTCTTTCTTACAGCAAATTGATGCATGGTCTTAAAGTTGCTGGCATCGAAGTAAACCGTAAGATGCTTTCTGACCTTGCGATTCATGACGCAGCAGCATTCTCTGCTTTCGCTGAGCAAGCTAAAGCTGCTTTGCAGAAGTAA
- the rpmI gene encoding 50S ribosomal protein L35, with protein MPKMKTHRGTAKRFKRTGTGKLKRSHAYTSHLAANKSQKQKRKLRKSAVVSSGDFKRIKNMLP; from the coding sequence ATGCCTAAAATGAAAACACACAGAGGTACAGCGAAACGTTTCAAAAGAACAGGTACTGGCAAATTGAAGCGTTCACACGCTTACACTAGCCACTTGGCTGCAAACAAATCACAGAAGCAAAAGCGCAAGCTCCGTAAGAGCGCAGTCGTTTCTTCTGGTGACTTCAAGCGCATCAAAAACATGCTTCCTTAA
- the infC gene encoding translation initiation factor IF-3, with protein MNVNEKIRAREVRLIDSNGDQLGVKSRVEALEIASKRNLDLVLVAPNAKPPVCRIMDYGKFRYEQQKKDKEARKNQKIINVKEVRFTPGIGDHDFNTKLRNARKFLENGDKVKAAVRFRGRAITHKELGQEVLDRLAEEVKDVATVESKAKMEGRNMFIMLAPIAEKQ; from the coding sequence ATGAACGTCAATGAAAAAATCCGTGCTCGTGAAGTAAGACTGATCGATTCAAACGGTGACCAGCTTGGAGTTAAATCCCGTGTGGAAGCCCTTGAAATTGCGTCTAAACGTAATCTGGACCTCGTGCTTGTTGCACCTAACGCAAAACCGCCCGTATGCCGCATCATGGACTACGGAAAGTTCCGTTACGAGCAGCAGAAGAAAGATAAAGAAGCACGCAAGAACCAGAAGATCATTAACGTGAAGGAAGTCCGTTTCACACCGGGTATCGGTGATCATGACTTCAACACGAAGCTCCGCAATGCACGCAAGTTCCTAGAGAATGGTGACAAAGTGAAAGCGGCAGTCCGTTTCCGCGGCCGTGCTATCACTCACAAGGAACTCGGACAGGAAGTTCTCGACCGTCTAGCTGAAGAAGTGAAGGATGTCGCAACTGTCGAATCCAAAGCGAAGATGGAAGGACGCAACATGTTCATCATGCTTGCTCCAATTGCCGAGAAACAATAA